A window of Nicotiana tabacum cultivar K326 chromosome 24, ASM71507v2, whole genome shotgun sequence contains these coding sequences:
- the LOC107813495 gene encoding uncharacterized protein LOC107813495 yields the protein MAAVNGSSELSSEMEVDAFRRLFPLRYHEYHLLKSVRPDARKLGSARDTTLALGAVSSADGSALAKIGSTTMLAAIKMEVMTPTVECPDEGSIAIEFHMPPICSPLVRPGRPAEAATVISKQLSDTIFSSGMIDLKELCLVGGKAAWMAYLDIYCMDADGALFDAALLSAVAAFSHLNIPVVSLNDDGRIVLVSEDNVRGKLEKEPVNKEKRKLKLNSPPFSLTCILHKNYILADPTAEEESIMETVVTVVLDSSYQLVSLYKPGGPVLAHTSVIQDCVALTRRRVKELQNVLNEAISDMEVD from the exons ATGGCTGCTGTCAATGGCTCAAGTGAGTTGTCTTCAGAGATGGAGGTGGATGCATTTAGACGCCTCTTCCCTTTGCGCTATCATGAGTATCATCTGCTTAAATCTGTCCGACCTGATGCCCGAAAGCTTGGAAGTGCTAGAGATACAACACTTGCACTTG GTGCCGTTTCCTCTGCTGATGGATCAGCACTAGCAAAGATTGGCTCCACT ACAATGCTGGCTGCCATCAAAATGGAAGTCATGACACCTACAGTGGAATGTCCAGATGAGGGATCcatag CTATCGAATTTCACATGCCTCCCATTTGTTCTCCCCTGGTTCGGCCTGGTAGGCCTGCAGAGGCAGCAACAGTAATTTCAAAGCAGCTGTCAGACACTATCTTCAG TTCCGGCATGATTGACTTAAAAGAGTTGTGCTTGGTTGGAGGAAAAGCTGCATGGATGGCCTACCTG GATATATACTGTATGGATGCTGACGGTGCCCTGTTTGATGCTGCATTACTATCTGCAGTTGCTGCCTTTTCACATT TGAACATTCCAGTAGTGTCTTTGAATGATGATGGGCGAATAGTTCTTGTGTCTGAGGACAATGTCAGAGGGAAATTGGAGAAGGAGCCTGTcaataaagagaaaagaaaactgaAATTGAACTCTCCACCATTCTCCTTAACATGCATACTTCACAAGAACTACATCTTAGCAGATCCTACAGCAGAGGAAGAATCTATAATGGAAACAGTTGTAACTGTGGTATTGGATTCATCTTACCAGCTTGTTTCACTTTATAAGCCAGGTGGACCAGTTCTTGCCCATACATCAGTTATCCAG GATTGTGTTGCGCTGACAAGACGTAGAGTGAAAGAGCTCCAGAATGTATTGAATGAAGCTATTTCAGATATGGAGGTAGACTGA
- the LOC107813504 gene encoding cytoplasmic tRNA 2-thiolation protein 2, which yields MACNSGTCQSGCYRDSSNEAEEHPPVKIANEAPNDVANGRKSTEQLSIAVCVKCKVNKTIAVAASAEGGGDFSGGDSGRFCADCFRSNLYGKFRFAVTSNAMISPSDNVLVAFSGGTCSRVALQFTHEMQSKAQKNFDASPDRALPVFGVGVVFIDEKAISAVSSDELDGAIEKMKHIVSDLAPPVKQFHVVPTEAIYSLKTGDAKDRLNELLNAVSDVTGKEDLLEHLLMLSLQKIALEYGYTKVLLGTCTSRIACHVLEATVKGRGYSLAADIQYVDARWKIPVVLPLRDCLIHELNMLCSLDSLMTVEVFNGTRAGINGLVSSFVKLLQEENPSRESTIMRTAGKLTPFHFNRMSEDNNYNDQVASQRRQKKYSLKTNDALPPESFCPICSSPLKISTFGTSISFDNAKTSLDAIGAACCASCHFQVLPKDPLSLEHFISLLPPSMVFQAEDGDHLSQRQLREQIEDCLLSDNED from the exons ATGGCGTGCAACTCAGGAACCTGCCAGTCCGGTTGTTACAGAGACTCCTCTAATGAAGCAGAAGAACATCCGCCAGTAAAAATTGCAAATGAAGCTCCAAACGACGTCGCTAACGGTAGAAAGAGCACCGAACAATTATCTATCGCCGTCTGTGTTAAATGCAAGGTTAACAAAACCATAGCCGTCGCTGCCTCCGCCGAGGGCGGTGGTGACTTTAGCGGAGGAGATAGCGGAAGGTTCTGTGCAGATTGCTTCCGCAGTAATCTCTACGGAAAGTTCAGATTTGCTGTCACATCTAATGCTATGATTTCGCCGTCGGATAACGTCCTTGTCGCTTTCTCCGGCGGTACATGTTCCAG GGTGGCTCTGCAGTTTACACATGAGATGCAAAGCAAAGCTCAGAAAAACTTTGATGCCAGTCCAGATAGAGCATTACCAGTTTTTGGTGTTGGGGTTGTTTTTATTGATGAAAAAGCCATTTCTGCTGTCTCATCTGATGAGCTTGATGGAGCTATTGAGAAGATGAAACATATCGTGTCAGATTTGGCTCCACCAGTGAAACAATTTCATGTAGTTCCAACAGAGGCCATTTATTCGCTGAAAACTGGTGATGCAAAAGATAGACTGAATGAATTACTAAATGCTGTTAGTGATGTCACAGGAAAAGAGGATCTGTTAGAACATCTTCTCATGCTCTCCCTGCAAAAG ATAGCTCTTGAGTATGGATATACCAAAGTTTTGCTAGGAACGTGTACATCAAGAATAGCTTGTCATGTACTTGAAGCAACTGTCAAG GGCAGAGGTTACTCTTTAGCTGCTGATATCCAGTATGTTGATGCAAGGTGGAAGATACCTGTTGTTCTTCCCCTCCGTGATTGTCTTATTCATGAGTTGAATATGCTTTGCAGCCTTGACAG TTTGATGACTGTGGAAGTTTTTAACGGAACACGTGCTGGTATCAATGGCTTGGTCTCCTCATTTGTGAAATTGTTGCAG GAGGAAAACCCTTCCCGCGAAAGCACAATCATGAGAACAGCTGGAAAGCTGACACCTTTTCATTTCAATAGAATGTCAGAGGACAATAACTATAACGATCAGGTGGCATCTCAAAGAAGGCAAAAGAAATACAGCCTGAAAACTAACGATGCCCTTCCTCCCGAGTCATTCTGTCCTATTTGCAGTAGTCCTCTAAAAATATCCACCTTCGGAACATCAATTAGTTTTGACAATGCGAAAACTAGTCTCGATGCGATTGGGGCTGCATGCTGTGCAAGTTGTCATTTTCAGGTTCTTCCCAAGGACCCGTTATCTCTGGAGCACTTCATTTCTCTCTTGCCACCATCAATGGTTTTCCAAGCAGAGGATGGTGATCATCTAAGTCAGAGACAGCTAAG GGAGCAAATAGAAGACTGCTTGCTCTCAGACAACGAAGACTGA